In Rhizobium sp. ARZ01, a genomic segment contains:
- a CDS encoding helix-turn-helix transcriptional regulator: MPLNLSNSAALGRTYAAARMMAGLDQATLADRAGISAGTVSNVERGRDSKADTLKAIRRALSQEGVLIAFSRNNGLASVSIAFASDDEEDD, encoded by the coding sequence ATGCCGCTGAATCTCTCGAACAGCGCGGCTCTCGGTCGAACCTATGCCGCGGCGCGGATGATGGCCGGTCTCGATCAGGCGACCCTGGCCGACCGTGCCGGGATCTCTGCCGGTACGGTCAGCAACGTCGAGCGTGGCCGCGACTCCAAGGCCGACACTCTGAAGGCCATCCGCCGTGCGCTGTCCCAAGAAGGGGTTCTAATCGCCTTCAGCCGAAACAATGGTTTAGCGAGCGTCTCGATCGCGTTCGCCAGCGATGACGAGGAGGACGACTGA
- a CDS encoding TauD/TfdA family dioxygenase, translating into MGSLLADQIECSGYSFLSTYLPDADSVTVATRLGSPLVPWNGGLVQRLIPRATATPNTYSGIYGLDRFPFHTDLAHWRLPPRYLMLRCVNGYTDIPTMLIDARAIFVGSTLNFLTRAIVKPRRPQGGAVPLLRLCEQVGAKHRFRWDEVFLIAASRTGVGAIEAVRSLLSDAETMSIALASTGDTLIIDNWRMLHARSPIVTGREDRIIERIYLERLY; encoded by the coding sequence ATGGGCTCATTGCTCGCCGACCAGATCGAATGCTCCGGCTATAGTTTCCTGTCCACCTATTTGCCTGATGCCGACTCCGTGACGGTCGCAACCCGCCTCGGCTCGCCATTGGTCCCCTGGAACGGCGGCCTCGTTCAGCGGCTCATCCCCCGTGCGACCGCTACGCCAAATACCTACAGCGGGATCTACGGCCTAGACCGCTTCCCGTTTCACACTGATCTCGCGCATTGGCGCCTGCCGCCAAGATATCTTATGTTGCGCTGCGTGAACGGCTACACCGACATCCCGACAATGTTGATCGACGCAAGGGCAATCTTCGTTGGCAGCACGCTGAATTTCTTGACACGCGCTATCGTGAAGCCTCGCCGGCCGCAAGGCGGCGCAGTTCCACTGCTACGGCTATGCGAGCAGGTTGGCGCCAAACACCGGTTCCGCTGGGACGAAGTCTTCCTCATCGCTGCCAGCAGGACGGGCGTGGGCGCGATCGAAGCGGTACGATCCCTTCTTTCTGACGCCGAGACAATGTCGATAGCCCTTGCCTCGACTGGGGACACATTGATCATCGACAACTGGCGCATGCTGCACGCCCGGTCGCCCATCGTCACCGGAAGAGAGGACCGCATCATCGAGCGTATTTACCTGGAGAGGCTTTATTGA
- a CDS encoding DUF6538 domain-containing protein: MAVRHEVENLIRRGNIFYWRARVPAVFVHCRPGSRLSLSLHCSDHKKAQIIGRKLNTRLAELKMNSKDVMTTKKQLQILFEHVRDEEIERLDDVSTMAKRNGRGGDVVEMELDLEVGWACQLLAKFGTRSELILEGDCPGLTYLLKNGVPASHVDAIRANYRGELSTARSPGFEDGIRRLIYHFEIEDTALNRERAMSKMFEARAAALLDIDERHDLVDRTSSEFTGGGRASKSEAEVKLAEVEPATPLSLTLTEESIPASTATDIPEEADIAYLDLSPRPATVRKASPKPREAEQRVVAVSEFEQECEKLIANMGDEWTAETERDAMALVRMFKSVLVEHGVEHSGQIEQYHIGLLRQHFNDIPTDWGRSSRMRIMSSPELRAEGNKLRKAAETSGGKAKVGLAAGTIRKHFGNLQHFLKHLKGHGFEIEDWTFEEVKPGAEMISAPACCVTRLLPKPD, encoded by the coding sequence ATGGCCGTGCGCCACGAGGTCGAGAATCTGATCCGCCGCGGAAACATCTTCTATTGGCGTGCGCGCGTACCGGCCGTCTTCGTCCACTGCCGCCCCGGCAGTCGCCTTTCACTCAGCCTTCATTGTTCCGACCATAAAAAGGCTCAGATCATCGGCCGGAAGCTCAATACACGGCTGGCCGAACTGAAGATGAATTCGAAGGACGTGATGACCACCAAGAAGCAGCTCCAGATCCTGTTCGAGCACGTACGGGATGAAGAAATCGAGAGGCTCGATGACGTCAGCACGATGGCCAAACGCAACGGTCGCGGTGGCGATGTCGTCGAGATGGAGCTCGATCTCGAGGTTGGATGGGCTTGCCAACTCCTGGCAAAGTTCGGGACCCGGTCGGAGCTCATCCTAGAAGGCGATTGCCCTGGTCTCACCTATCTGCTGAAGAACGGCGTCCCCGCCTCGCATGTCGATGCCATCCGGGCGAACTATCGCGGCGAGCTGAGCACGGCTCGCAGCCCCGGATTTGAAGACGGCATCAGACGACTGATCTACCACTTCGAGATTGAGGACACGGCGCTCAATCGCGAACGCGCCATGTCGAAAATGTTCGAAGCACGCGCGGCGGCCCTCCTGGATATCGACGAACGCCACGACCTCGTCGACCGGACTTCAAGCGAATTCACAGGCGGCGGCAGAGCCAGCAAATCCGAGGCGGAGGTGAAGCTCGCAGAGGTCGAGCCAGCCACCCCTCTCTCATTGACGTTGACCGAAGAGAGCATACCGGCATCGACTGCGACGGATATCCCGGAGGAGGCGGATATCGCCTACCTCGACCTATCGCCTCGTCCCGCAACGGTCAGGAAGGCTTCACCCAAACCTCGCGAAGCCGAACAGCGCGTCGTTGCCGTATCGGAGTTCGAGCAGGAGTGTGAAAAGCTCATCGCAAACATGGGCGATGAATGGACAGCGGAGACGGAGCGAGACGCCATGGCGCTGGTGCGAATGTTCAAGTCGGTACTCGTGGAACATGGCGTAGAACATTCCGGACAGATCGAGCAATACCATATCGGCCTGTTGCGTCAGCACTTCAACGACATCCCGACCGACTGGGGTCGAAGCAGCCGGATGAGAATCATGTCGTCGCCGGAACTGCGGGCGGAAGGTAACAAGCTGCGCAAGGCGGCCGAGACTTCAGGCGGGAAGGCTAAGGTTGGCCTCGCAGCCGGCACGATCCGTAAGCACTTTGGTAACCTCCAACACTTCCTGAAGCATCTGAAGGGCCACGGTTTCGAAATCGAGGACTGGACGTTCGAAGAAGTGAAGCCCGGGGCGGAAATGATTTCCGCCCCGGCATGCTGCGTGACTAGGCTGCTTCCCAAACCTGATTGA
- a CDS encoding exopolyphosphatase yields the protein MNDPDHGLRPSVSGGQATGGQAKPKRSRRRKGKAKRAQGPSSAPLSPANSSSRSGLETSPQSVASDGDAVRKRKRRRRGKGGGQANRPSQIEAGSPAKAAQEQSGQGRANRKAHQQRSLQGRPLRGPESSPEVVGPSLKAAPSSTAPLVALSTGGRNRGEPSTVSGQRGEANDTSLYAALDLGTNNCRLLIAQPTRPGQFRVVDAFSRIVRLGEGLAASGRLSDGAMDRSIEALKVCAAKLRSRNIRRSRLIATEACRRAENGEEFLARVRSETGLELEIINRETEARLAVSGCSSLVGREAKSVVLFDIGGGSSEIAVIRIGENRSSRLANHITHWTSLPVGVVTLSERHGGRDVTPESFAAMVREVEAMLVDFDCAGHGDHGASDDFHLIGTSGTVTTLAGVHLDLPRYDRRQVDGVWLSDAEVSAMQARLLSWDFSARAANPCIGPDRADLVLAGCAILEAIRNRWPSTRMRVADRGLREGLLTDMMADDGVWRRGRHRRQHRYPGRSEGQQK from the coding sequence GTGAACGACCCCGATCACGGCCTCAGGCCGTCCGTTTCCGGGGGGCAGGCCACGGGCGGACAGGCAAAGCCGAAACGGTCGCGCCGCCGCAAGGGAAAAGCAAAGCGGGCCCAAGGTCCGTCTTCCGCTCCCCTTTCCCCGGCCAACAGTTCCAGCCGCAGCGGTCTGGAAACAAGCCCCCAATCCGTCGCGTCGGATGGCGATGCCGTCCGCAAGCGCAAGCGTCGACGCCGCGGCAAGGGTGGCGGCCAGGCAAATCGGCCATCGCAAATCGAAGCCGGGTCTCCCGCGAAGGCTGCGCAGGAGCAGTCCGGGCAGGGGCGTGCGAATCGCAAGGCGCATCAGCAACGCAGCCTGCAAGGGCGTCCGCTGAGGGGGCCCGAATCGTCGCCTGAAGTCGTAGGGCCTTCGCTGAAGGCAGCGCCGTCGTCGACCGCGCCCCTAGTTGCGTTGTCGACAGGCGGCCGCAATCGAGGCGAACCGTCGACCGTAAGTGGACAGCGCGGAGAGGCGAACGATACGTCGCTTTATGCTGCGCTCGACCTCGGCACGAACAATTGCCGCCTTTTGATCGCGCAGCCGACGCGTCCGGGACAGTTTCGCGTCGTCGACGCTTTTTCACGAATTGTCCGGCTTGGCGAGGGACTGGCCGCGAGCGGCCGGCTGTCGGACGGGGCGATGGACCGATCAATCGAGGCGCTGAAAGTCTGCGCCGCCAAATTGAGAAGCCGCAATATCCGCCGCAGCCGCCTGATCGCCACTGAAGCCTGCCGAAGGGCGGAGAACGGCGAGGAATTCCTCGCTCGCGTCAGGTCGGAGACCGGTCTCGAGCTTGAGATCATCAACCGGGAGACGGAGGCGCGGCTTGCCGTGTCGGGCTGCTCCTCGCTTGTCGGCCGCGAGGCGAAGTCCGTGGTGCTGTTCGATATCGGCGGCGGCTCGTCCGAGATCGCCGTGATCCGCATTGGCGAAAACCGCTCCAGTCGGCTTGCCAACCACATCACCCACTGGACCTCGCTGCCGGTCGGCGTCGTGACGCTGTCGGAGCGACACGGCGGTCGTGACGTGACGCCCGAGAGCTTCGCCGCCATGGTAAGGGAGGTCGAAGCCATGCTAGTGGATTTCGATTGTGCCGGGCATGGCGACCATGGGGCATCGGACGACTTCCATCTGATCGGCACATCCGGGACCGTGACGACGCTCGCCGGTGTGCATCTGGACCTTCCGCGCTACGACCGGCGCCAGGTGGATGGCGTATGGCTTTCGGACGCCGAGGTCAGCGCCATGCAGGCGCGGCTGCTGTCCTGGGATTTTTCCGCCCGCGCGGCCAATCCCTGCATCGGGCCGGATCGTGCCGATCTCGTCCTGGCTGGTTGCGCCATTCTTGAGGCGATCCGTAACCGCTGGCCATCGACCCGCATGCGTGTGGCCGATCGCGGCCTGCGCGAGGGCTTGCTGACTGACATGATGGCCGATGACGGGGTCTGGAGACGCGGCCGCCATCGCCGGCAGCATCGCTACCCTGGCCGTTCGGAAGGACAACAGAAATGA
- a CDS encoding RlmE family RNA methyltransferase: MTKPPVGGNRTGRKLGQKVKKGKLKASSRRWIERHINDPYVQRARLEGYRARAAFKLLEIDEKHKILDGARRIIDLGAAPGSWSQIAAKVTNSTDEDPRVAAIDFLEMDLLPGVKILQMDFLDPEAPEKLKEAIGGTPDLVISDMAAPTTGHRQTDHLRTMHLCEVAAYFAVEVLAEGGHFLAKTFQGGTERDLLNMLKQNFKQVIHVKPAASRAESVEMFLLAKGFKGRSREAASAEAETEADA, translated from the coding sequence ATGACCAAGCCCCCTGTCGGCGGGAACCGCACCGGGCGCAAGCTCGGCCAGAAGGTGAAGAAGGGCAAGCTCAAGGCGTCCTCACGGCGCTGGATCGAGCGCCATATCAATGATCCCTATGTGCAGCGCGCACGGCTCGAGGGCTATCGCGCGCGCGCTGCGTTCAAGCTTCTGGAGATCGACGAGAAGCACAAGATCCTCGACGGTGCCAGGCGCATCATCGACCTCGGCGCCGCGCCCGGAAGCTGGTCGCAGATTGCCGCCAAGGTGACGAATTCGACCGATGAGGACCCGCGCGTCGCGGCGATCGACTTCCTGGAGATGGACCTGCTGCCGGGTGTGAAGATCCTGCAGATGGATTTTCTTGATCCGGAGGCCCCGGAAAAGCTGAAAGAGGCGATCGGCGGCACGCCCGATCTCGTGATCTCCGACATGGCGGCACCCACGACGGGACACCGGCAAACCGACCACCTGCGCACCATGCATCTGTGCGAAGTCGCTGCGTACTTCGCCGTTGAGGTGCTGGCAGAGGGCGGACATTTCCTGGCAAAGACCTTCCAGGGCGGTACCGAGCGCGATCTGCTCAACATGCTCAAGCAGAATTTCAAACAGGTCATCCATGTGAAGCCGGCCGCCTCGCGCGCCGAATCGGTCGAGATGTTCCTGCTCGCCAAGGGCTTCAAGGGGCGGAGCAGGGAAGCGGCCTCAGCCGAGGCGGAGACCGAGGCAGACGCGTGA
- a CDS encoding VOC family protein, translated as MLLYVTVGTNDIERAGRFYDAVLPLLGYRRQKQAPGEIGYGADEDVRSRFWVVEPFNREPATFGNGVTVALDAPSRAAVDAFHAAALENGGTDEGTPGIRPFHPNFYAAFVRDLDGNKLSIVCERPE; from the coding sequence ATGCTGCTCTATGTGACCGTCGGGACAAATGACATTGAAAGGGCGGGCCGTTTCTATGACGCGGTCCTGCCGCTGCTTGGCTATCGCCGGCAGAAGCAGGCGCCAGGGGAGATCGGCTATGGCGCGGACGAGGATGTGCGCAGCCGGTTCTGGGTGGTGGAGCCGTTCAACCGCGAGCCGGCGACATTTGGCAACGGCGTGACGGTTGCGCTCGATGCGCCGAGCCGCGCTGCAGTGGACGCATTCCACGCCGCCGCGCTGGAAAACGGCGGTACAGATGAGGGCACCCCGGGCATCCGGCCGTTCCATCCCAACTTCTACGCGGCCTTTGTCCGCGACCTCGACGGCAACAAGCTGTCGATTGTCTGCGAGCGGCCGGAATAG
- a CDS encoding DHA2 family efflux MFS transporter permease subunit yields MNRIVPLILAVALFMEQMDSTVIATSLPAIAHDLGVGPITLKLALTAYMVSLAIFIPLSGWMADRFGAKRIFRLAILVFIFGSILCAVSNSLVAFVVSRFIQGMGGAMMTPVARLVLVRSTSRSELVSAMAMLTIPALVGPLAGPPLGGFITTYFAWHWIFLINVPVGIVGYVLSGIYLPEIHASPPAPLDVRGFLLCAVAAGGTMFGLSVISLPALPPEIGLAATVLGLLSGWLYVRHAKNHPAPLLDLRLFRDRAFRAAAVGGTLFRISVGAVPFLMPLMLQVGFGFSPFQSGLITFTGAIGAITTKFLAKRVLTFAGFRTTLIAACVAGAALTSASSLFTPETSVVLMSFVLLLAGFARSFFFTSVNALTFADISDRDVSKATSMSAVLQQMSLALGVAIAGMILEVETMLTGTQLELRDFHIAFMIISALTLIAVIPFITMAKNAGASVSGHRLKEETAAVK; encoded by the coding sequence ATGAACCGCATCGTTCCCCTGATTCTTGCCGTCGCCCTCTTCATGGAGCAGATGGATTCTACCGTGATCGCCACCTCGCTTCCGGCGATCGCCCATGATCTCGGCGTCGGACCGATCACGCTGAAGCTGGCGCTGACGGCCTACATGGTGTCGCTCGCGATCTTCATTCCCCTCTCAGGCTGGATGGCGGACCGCTTCGGGGCCAAGCGCATCTTCCGGCTGGCGATCCTCGTCTTCATCTTCGGGTCCATTCTCTGCGCGGTGTCGAACAGCCTCGTTGCCTTTGTCGTCTCCCGCTTCATCCAGGGGATGGGCGGGGCGATGATGACGCCGGTGGCCCGCCTCGTGCTCGTGCGCAGCACCTCGCGCAGCGAACTTGTTTCCGCCATGGCGATGCTGACGATCCCTGCCCTCGTCGGTCCGCTCGCCGGCCCGCCGCTCGGCGGCTTCATCACCACCTATTTCGCCTGGCACTGGATCTTTCTCATCAATGTGCCTGTCGGGATTGTCGGATACGTGCTGTCGGGCATCTATCTTCCCGAGATCCACGCGAGCCCGCCCGCACCACTGGATGTCAGAGGCTTCCTGCTTTGTGCTGTCGCCGCCGGCGGCACGATGTTCGGTCTTTCCGTCATCAGCCTTCCTGCGCTACCGCCGGAAATCGGCCTCGCCGCCACAGTTCTTGGGCTCCTTTCCGGCTGGCTCTATGTGCGCCACGCCAAGAACCATCCAGCGCCGCTGTTGGATCTACGTCTCTTCCGCGACCGCGCGTTTCGAGCAGCCGCGGTCGGCGGCACGCTGTTCCGGATCTCGGTCGGCGCGGTCCCCTTCCTGATGCCCTTGATGCTGCAGGTGGGCTTCGGCTTTTCACCGTTCCAGTCCGGTCTGATCACCTTCACCGGCGCAATCGGCGCCATCACCACCAAGTTCCTGGCCAAGCGCGTGCTGACCTTTGCCGGCTTCCGGACCACGCTGATCGCCGCCTGTGTCGCCGGGGCCGCCCTCACCTCCGCCAGCAGCCTTTTCACGCCGGAAACCTCCGTTGTGCTGATGTCGTTCGTGCTGCTGCTCGCCGGGTTTGCGCGTTCCTTCTTCTTCACCAGCGTGAACGCGCTGACATTTGCCGATATCTCAGACCGGGATGTCAGCAAGGCAACTTCGATGAGCGCGGTGCTGCAGCAGATGAGCCTGGCGCTGGGCGTTGCGATTGCCGGCATGATCCTGGAAGTCGAGACCATGCTGACCGGCACGCAGCTTGAACTGCGTGATTTTCACATCGCCTTCATGATCATTTCCGCATTGACACTGATCGCGGTGATCCCGTTCATTACCATGGCCAAGAATGCCGGAGCCTCGGTCTCCGGCCACCGGCTGAAGGAAGAGACGGCTGCCGTCAAATAG